A window from Hoeflea sp. IMCC20628 encodes these proteins:
- a CDS encoding IS3 family transposase (programmed frameshift): MRQKPETSKNAADKLVKNIRRKTRQTYSAEEKIRIVLAGLRGEESISVLCRREGIAESLYYSWSKEFLEAGKRRLSGDTARQATSPEVKDLRSEALALKECVADLTLENRLLKKKHDRCWGGRGMRYPATEKLEIIRTVEGSHLPTKQTLDMLGIPRTTFYRWYDLYLDGGVVALDDRSPRPKSVWNRIPQDRRDDLIEFALEHEALTTRELAVKYTDEKRYFVSESSAYRILKEADLITAPAYVVIKAANEFKDKTIAINEMWQTDFTYFKIIGWGWYYLSTILDDYSRYIIAWKLCTNMRAEDVTDTIELALQASGCDQAVVRHKPRLLSDNGSCYISGDLAEWLEDKKMDHVRGAPFHPQTQGKIERWHQTMKNRVLLENYYLPGDLERQIEAFVDYYNNRRYHESLKNVTPADVYFGRDKAILRERKEIKKLTIRQRRLHHQKQAA, from the exons ATGAGACAGAAGCCTGAAACATCGAAGAACGCAGCTGACAAGCTGGTCAAGAACATCCGCCGCAAGACCCGCCAGACCTATTCAGCGGAGGAAAAAATCCGTATCGTTTTGGCGGGTTTGCGTGGAGAGGAAAGCATCTCGGTGCTGTGCCGCCGCGAAGGTATCGCCGAAAGCCTGTATTACAGCTGGTCGAAGGAGTTCCTGGAAGCAGGCAAGCGCCGGCTCTCGGGTGACACAGCACGGCAAGCGACGTCGCCGGAAGTAAAGGACCTTCGCTCTGAAGCCTTGGCGTTGAAGGAATGCGTCGCCGATCTGACCCTGGAGAACCGCCTGCTCA AAAAAAAGCATGACAGGTGCTGGGGAGGACGAGGCATGAGATACCCTGCGACCGAGAAGCTTGAGATCATTCGCACGGTCGAAGGATCGCACCTGCCAACCAAGCAGACCCTCGATATGCTGGGCATACCGCGCACCACTTTTTACAGATGGTATGATCTTTACCTCGACGGTGGGGTTGTTGCCTTGGATGATCGGTCTCCACGGCCGAAGTCGGTCTGGAACCGTATCCCCCAAGACCGGCGTGATGACCTGATTGAGTTCGCGCTGGAACACGAGGCGCTGACGACCCGGGAGCTGGCAGTCAAATACACTGATGAGAAGCGGTATTTTGTCTCTGAATCATCGGCTTATCGTATCCTGAAGGAAGCCGATTTAATCACCGCACCGGCCTATGTGGTGATCAAGGCAGCCAATGAGTTCAAAGACAAAACTATCGCCATCAATGAGATGTGGCAGACCGACTTCACCTACTTCAAGATCATCGGGTGGGGCTGGTATTACCTCAGCACGATCCTGGACGATTACAGCCGCTACATCATCGCCTGGAAGCTTTGCACAAACATGCGGGCCGAGGACGTGACAGACACCATTGAACTGGCGCTTCAGGCATCGGGCTGCGACCAGGCCGTCGTGCGCCACAAACCGCGCCTGCTCAGCGATAACGGGTCATGTTACATCTCTGGCGATTTGGCTGAATGGCTGGAGGACAAGAAGATGGATCACGTTCGTGGAGCCCCGTTCCACCCGCAAACCCAGGGAAAGATCGAGCGATGGCATCAGACGATGAAGAACCGGGTCCTGCTGGAAAATTACTATCTGCCAGGCGATCTTGAACGCCAGATCGAGGCCTTCGTCGACTACTATAACAACAGGCGCTACCACGAGAGCTTGAAGAACGTCACACCCGCCGACGTCTACTTTGGGCGCGACAAAGCCATCTTGAGAGAAAGGAAAGAGATCAAGAAGCTGACAATCCGCCAACGTCGCTTGCACCATCAAAAACAAGCGGCATAA
- a CDS encoding IS66 family transposase, which produces MDRTDLQQLSKDELIEMVLRLQRPAKDSRTSSKPPSTDKKEKRVNSRPGGAKPGHEPHNRVLADFADMFRDHEPTACKRCGHAFSGDDTMVLAGAYDEIDIPAIRPHVTRHRRFSCHCPQCGTTTKATAPAVATATPFGPGIHALAIYLKSFHALSYERLSGVFMDIFGLHASEGAIMNMFARSRPSFQATAQAAKASLRAARVVASDETGVRIEGTNAQHWVFHCKDAVVHQPDYSRAARVVHETMGGHVPEVWISDRYSAQQSHGHRHQTCLAHLARDTAFALEHGEDDLPLRFQLWFGRVFDFARAISTFAASTVASKKRKFDKQLAGLLCAPTSCDLAQKLQAKIGRARDQLLTFCDYPGEVDVTNNTVRRQIKWDIRAA; this is translated from the coding sequence ATGGATCGGACTGATTTGCAGCAGCTGAGCAAGGACGAATTGATCGAGATGGTGCTTCGGCTCCAACGGCCTGCCAAGGATTCTCGGACGTCTTCCAAGCCGCCCTCTACGGACAAGAAAGAGAAACGCGTCAACTCACGACCGGGTGGAGCCAAGCCCGGGCATGAACCCCACAATAGGGTGCTGGCGGATTTTGCCGACATGTTTCGCGATCATGAACCGACCGCCTGCAAGAGATGCGGCCATGCGTTTTCCGGTGATGATACGATGGTGCTGGCCGGGGCCTATGACGAGATCGATATTCCTGCGATCCGTCCTCATGTCACCCGGCATCGGCGTTTTTCCTGTCATTGCCCGCAATGCGGCACGACGACAAAAGCCACCGCACCTGCCGTGGCAACCGCAACGCCGTTCGGGCCAGGCATTCACGCGCTGGCGATCTACCTCAAGAGTTTCCATGCATTGTCTTACGAACGCCTGAGCGGTGTGTTCATGGATATCTTCGGCCTCCATGCGAGCGAGGGCGCGATCATGAACATGTTTGCCCGCTCCCGTCCGAGCTTCCAGGCCACAGCACAGGCCGCCAAGGCCAGCCTTCGAGCCGCCCGCGTTGTCGCCAGCGACGAAACCGGTGTGCGTATTGAGGGCACAAATGCCCAACACTGGGTTTTTCATTGCAAGGATGCCGTTGTCCACCAGCCCGATTACTCCCGTGCAGCACGGGTCGTTCACGAGACCATGGGCGGCCATGTCCCCGAGGTATGGATATCTGATCGGTATTCAGCCCAGCAATCTCACGGCCATCGACATCAAACCTGCCTTGCACATTTGGCGCGTGATACAGCCTTTGCGCTGGAACATGGCGAGGATGATCTCCCTCTTCGCTTCCAGCTTTGGTTTGGCCGTGTGTTTGATTTCGCCAGAGCCATAAGCACATTCGCTGCGTCTACCGTCGCAAGCAAGAAGCGCAAATTCGATAAACAGCTTGCCGGGCTTCTATGCGCCCCGACTTCATGCGACCTGGCCCAAAAGCTCCAGGCCAAGATCGGGCGGGCCCGCGATCAGCTGCTGACGTTTTGCGACTATCCCGGAGAAGTCGATGTCACCAACAACACTGTCCGTCGTCAGATAAAATGGGACATCAGAGCGGCTTGA
- a CDS encoding DUF6538 domain-containing protein, which yields MSRPVRHYKTGIYQLRKRVPDHLIEIVGKREEKRSLKTRDPHEAKIVHAELLAEIEKRWRQLSEGLISLSHKQAVA from the coding sequence ATGTCACGTCCTGTTCGGCATTACAAAACTGGTATCTATCAACTTCGCAAGCGTGTGCCCGATCACTTGATTGAGATCGTTGGCAAACGCGAAGAGAAGCGGAGCCTCAAGACACGTGACCCCCACGAAGCCAAGATCGTGCATGCAGAGCTGCTTGCCGAGATCGAGAAACGTTGGCGACAATTGTCAGAAGGACTGATTTCCCTCTCGCATAAACAGGCAGTGGCGTAA
- a CDS encoding DEAD/DEAH box helicase family protein — translation MPNPNDWGVTPTTQRLLEHWRSDNFSGPRPFFCQVEAVETAIWLAEVARNRKQYAHIFRHLQEANRDANPDLFRIALKLATGAGKTTVMAMLIAWQAINAARQPNSSLFSRGFLLIAPGITIKDRLRVLKPSDTDSYYRTRELVPQDMMIDLNKAKIEITNYHVFQRRKAHSLNAVGLRLMKGWQNDDIEQLETEGQMLQRACGDLLQMKNIVVINDEAHHCYRERPDTDEEAELKGDEKSEAKENNEAARLWISGIEALKRKVGVRAVYDLSATPFFLRGSGYEEGTLFPWVVSDFSLVDAIECGIVKLPRVPVSDNSVNSATPVFRNLWDHIGKKMPKKGAGKSGELDPLDLPNELQTALHSLYSHYEKEFAAWKDVGIGVPPVFIVVCNNTASSKLIYEWISGWEREVDGERQNKHKGHLELFRNYDQYGNRLSRMNTLLIDSQQLESGEALDSKFRDMAAVEIEQFKREKAERDGAADAANIPEAELLREVMNTVGQKGRLGEQIRCVVSVSMLTEGWDANTVTHILGVRAFGTQLLCEQVIGRGLRRQSYELNDKGLFNTEYADILGIPFDFATEPQDVVRTPPKPVTRVYALKERANLSIRFPRVAGYRTELPSENFTAKFGEDSVLTLTPELVGPCTVRLEGLVGEGHDISPDSLDEMRPNSVAIHLTKKLIELYFREPEQDVPYYLYNQLQPITRNWIKTCLKLTGGTKAGMLTYAELAGKASELIYQAIVRSAGSDGADIVKAMLDPYNPHGYTDHVSFITSKQNLWETRLSHVNYVVCDSDWEGEFARVVEGHPTTISYVKNQALGFEVPYRSGSTPRRYIPDFIVQLDDGHGADDPLNLIIEVKGYRGLDEQIKSETMKNLWVPGVNNLKVYGRWDFREFRDAFAMEEEYDRLIDELAGNSVGHAPVASQ, via the coding sequence TTGCCTAACCCGAATGACTGGGGCGTAACGCCGACAACCCAGCGGCTGCTTGAGCACTGGAGATCAGACAATTTTTCAGGGCCGCGCCCGTTCTTCTGTCAGGTCGAAGCCGTTGAAACCGCCATTTGGCTTGCCGAAGTCGCGCGCAATCGAAAACAATATGCGCATATCTTTCGCCACCTCCAAGAGGCGAACCGGGATGCCAATCCCGATCTGTTTCGTATCGCGTTAAAGCTCGCAACCGGCGCCGGCAAAACCACTGTCATGGCAATGCTGATTGCCTGGCAAGCGATCAACGCAGCGCGCCAACCCAATTCCAGCCTGTTTTCACGGGGATTTCTGCTGATTGCCCCAGGGATCACGATCAAGGATCGCCTGCGTGTTCTCAAGCCCTCGGATACTGACAGCTATTACCGAACTAGGGAACTCGTGCCGCAGGACATGATGATCGATCTCAACAAGGCCAAAATCGAGATCACCAATTACCATGTCTTCCAGCGACGGAAGGCGCATAGCCTCAACGCAGTAGGCCTGCGGCTCATGAAAGGTTGGCAGAACGACGATATCGAGCAACTCGAAACCGAAGGGCAGATGTTGCAACGTGCCTGCGGTGATCTGCTTCAGATGAAGAATATCGTCGTCATCAACGACGAGGCCCACCATTGCTATCGCGAACGTCCAGACACTGATGAAGAAGCCGAACTCAAGGGCGACGAGAAGAGCGAGGCCAAGGAAAACAATGAGGCGGCTCGCCTCTGGATTTCGGGCATAGAGGCGCTCAAGAGGAAGGTCGGAGTTCGCGCTGTTTACGACCTTTCGGCAACGCCATTTTTCCTGCGCGGATCAGGTTACGAGGAGGGCACGCTTTTCCCCTGGGTCGTTTCCGATTTTTCACTTGTCGACGCCATCGAATGTGGAATCGTCAAATTGCCGCGTGTTCCTGTATCGGACAATTCGGTCAATTCCGCGACACCCGTCTTCCGCAACCTGTGGGACCATATCGGCAAGAAGATGCCGAAGAAGGGCGCTGGTAAATCGGGAGAGCTCGATCCGCTTGATCTCCCGAACGAGCTTCAAACTGCCCTGCATTCGCTCTATTCCCATTATGAAAAAGAGTTTGCAGCCTGGAAAGACGTTGGTATCGGCGTGCCTCCTGTCTTCATCGTCGTCTGCAACAACACGGCCAGCTCGAAACTCATCTATGAATGGATTTCCGGTTGGGAGCGTGAAGTCGACGGCGAGCGTCAGAACAAGCACAAGGGCCACCTTGAGCTCTTTCGAAACTATGACCAGTACGGCAATCGCTTATCTCGTATGAACACGCTGCTGATCGATTCCCAGCAATTGGAATCGGGAGAAGCGCTGGACTCGAAATTCCGCGATATGGCGGCTGTTGAGATCGAACAGTTCAAACGCGAAAAGGCCGAACGTGATGGCGCTGCGGATGCAGCCAACATCCCCGAAGCCGAACTCCTGCGCGAAGTCATGAACACAGTTGGCCAGAAGGGACGTCTTGGCGAGCAAATTCGATGCGTTGTGTCCGTCTCGATGCTGACGGAAGGCTGGGATGCCAACACTGTGACACACATCCTCGGCGTCCGCGCCTTTGGAACGCAGCTTCTGTGCGAGCAGGTGATCGGCCGCGGTCTTCGCCGCCAGTCCTATGAGCTGAACGACAAGGGTCTGTTCAACACTGAGTACGCCGACATTCTCGGCATTCCGTTCGACTTTGCAACAGAGCCGCAGGACGTGGTCCGCACGCCCCCCAAACCGGTAACGCGCGTTTACGCCCTGAAAGAGCGGGCGAACCTATCGATCCGTTTTCCTCGTGTCGCGGGGTATCGCACAGAACTTCCATCCGAAAACTTCACGGCTAAATTTGGCGAGGATTCTGTCCTCACGCTCACACCCGAGCTTGTCGGTCCGTGCACAGTTCGCCTTGAGGGGCTCGTTGGCGAAGGCCACGATATTTCACCAGACTCTCTGGACGAGATGCGCCCGAACAGCGTCGCGATTCATCTCACTAAAAAGCTCATCGAGCTCTATTTCCGCGAGCCTGAGCAGGACGTCCCCTACTATCTCTACAATCAACTTCAACCGATCACCCGTAACTGGATCAAGACCTGCCTGAAGCTGACGGGTGGCACCAAGGCCGGCATGCTGACCTATGCGGAACTGGCAGGAAAGGCATCGGAGCTGATCTACCAGGCCATTGTTCGAAGTGCTGGCAGCGATGGGGCTGACATCGTCAAGGCCATGCTCGATCCCTACAACCCGCATGGCTACACTGATCACGTGTCCTTCATCACGAGCAAACAGAACCTCTGGGAGACCAGGCTGTCACACGTCAACTACGTGGTCTGCGACAGCGATTGGGAAGGCGAGTTTGCCCGTGTGGTCGAGGGGCATCCGACAACCATATCCTACGTTAAAAACCAGGCACTCGGGTTCGAAGTGCCGTATCGCTCGGGCAGCACGCCGCGCCGCTATATCCCG